A window from Salarias fasciatus chromosome 11, fSalaFa1.1, whole genome shotgun sequence encodes these proteins:
- the zyx gene encoding zyxin: protein MEDSSSSKPFMVTSSLNFKVTTPSFYNQPKKFASVAPPRPKSQTPPSAPSPTPIGTGIIGRVGDLPPPPPSLCDDFPPPPPPPLDDDLPAPPLDCQITPPASDAPPPAFPAPPPVADDLPLPAPPEESACAPTCASPPPPPPPPPMPASGTSVPSAAGTPQRLMEKQTSFDKQLDSLTDLLSEMETRGPFNPKMPSQYSSAPAPKPSAPPPTAPKPALSFLPPPEMGDRPPPAPWAEELKARTSRQANHSAAPNSATKGPAVAPKTAFGGRPAMSSASLAQKLNQNLNQAPTLVSSGPKPSLPSSFPPPPAAPPAPPTSVNSTAAAPAANHVKSSPFAGQVNANQTPPAAVPPPQTKTMASSPPSSFTQPMKTTPASTPSPPGPVSIPGGGVPLNMREVEELERMTKDFIKDMDTHAPVITSPPTEMCGKCGEALSRTQPAVRAMDKLFHSSCFCCMSCHRPLQGMQFYDRDGSPQCEDCYMSSLAVCSRCGERITDRVLKAVGQCFHAHCFRCSTCSCVLEGAPFITDDNNNPYCVQDYHRRFSPLCVSCNEPIIPAPGSEETVRVVALDKNFHLKCYRCEDCARPLSIEADEDGCYPLDGRILCMKCHTQRAKQAAQ, encoded by the exons aTGGAGGACTCCAGTAGCAGCAAGCCATTCATGGTGACGTCGTCCCTGAACTTCAAAGTCACCACCCCGTCCTTCTACAACCAGCCAAAGAAGTTCGCCTCGGTGGCACCGCCGCGGCCCAAAAGCCAGACGCCCCCCTCGGCTCCGTCGCCCACACCAATCGGCACCGGCATCATTGGCCGAGTGGGAGACCTgcctcccccacccccttcgCTCTGTGATG ACttcccaccccctcctcctcccccactgGACGACGACTTGCCAGCACCTCCCCTCGATTGCCAGATCACCCCACCCGCCTCCGATGCCCCCCCTCCCGCCTTCCCCGCCCCACCTCCCGTGGCAGACGACCTGCCCCTTCCAGCTCCCCCCGAGGAGAGTGCCTGCGCGCCCACCTGTGcctccccgcctccccctccgccgcctccacccATGCCCGCCTCAGGCACCAGTGTCCCCAGTGCTGCAGGGACCCCCCAG aggctgatggagaagCAGACCAGCTTCGATAAGCAGCTCGACTCTCTGACCGACTTGTTGTCTGAGATGGAAACAAGGGGACCTTTCAACCCCAAG ATGCCGAGCCAGTATTCCTCAGCACCAGCACCCAAGCCCTCCGCTCCCCCCCCGACCGCTCCCAAGCCCGCCCTCTCTTTTCTGCCGCCGCCTGAGATGGGAGACCGTCCGCCTCCCGCGCCCTGGGCAGAGGAACTGAAAGCCAGAACCAGCCGGCAAGCCAACCACAGCGCCGCGCCAAACTCAGCCACGAAGGGCCCGGCCGTGGCGCCAAAGACCGCTTTCGGAGGGAGGCCGGCCATGTCGTCGGCCTCCCTGGCGCAAAAACTcaaccagaacctgaaccaggCACCGACGCTAGTCAGCAGCGGACCGAAACCTTCCCTGCCCAGCTccttccccccgccccccgccgctccgcccgcaCCCCCGACTTCAGTGAATAGCACGGCCGCCGCCCCAGCAGCCAATCACGTGAAGAGCTCTCCCTTTGCCGGTCAGGTGAACGCAAACCAaacccctcctgctgctgtgcctCCCCCTCAAACCAAGACGATGGCTTcttctccaccctcctccttcaCCCAGCCAATGAAAACCACCCCCGCATCAACG CCTTCACCCCCCGGTCCAGTTTCGATCCCCGGTGGAGGCGTTCCTCTGAAcatgagggaggtggaggagctggagagaatGACCAAGGACTTTATTAAAGACATGGACACACACGCGCCGGTCATCACCTCCCCTCCcacag AAATGTGTGGGAAGTGTGGCGAGGCTCTCTCCCGGACTCAGCCAGCTGTGCGAGCCATGGACAAACTCTTCCACTCCAGCTGCTTCTGTTGCATGAGCTGTCATCGCCCCCTGCAGGGCATGCAGTTCTATGACAGGGACGGCTCGCCGCAGTGCGAGGACTGCTACATG agCTCCCTGGCCGTGTGTTCCCGATGCGGGGAGAGGATCACAGACCGTGTGCTGAAGGCAGTGGGACAGTGTTTCCACGCCCACTGTTTCCGCTGCAGCACCTGCTCCTGCGTACTTGAGGGCGCTCCCTTCATCACTGATGACAATAACAACCCCTACTGTGTCCAGGATTACCACAG GCGTTTTTCCCCTCTTTGCGTGAGCTGCAATGAGCCCATCATTCCAGCTCCAGGAAGCGAGGAGACGGTCAGAGTGGTCGCTCTGGACAAGAACTTTCACCTCAAGTGTTACCGCTGTGAG GACTGCGCCCGCCCTCTCTCCATAGAAGCGGATGAAGACGGCTGTTATCCACTGGATGGTAGGATCCTGTGTATGAAGTGCCACACCCAGCGGGCCAAGCAAGCTGCCCAGTGA